Part of the Kitasatospora sp. NBC_01266 genome, GGCGCACCCCGGAAGGGACGATGACCATGACCGTGCTCGACCTCGCCGCTCTCGAGGCGGCCGAGCTGCACACCGACCCGTATCCGCACGCCGTCGTCGAGCACTCCTTCGGCAGCGACGCGCTGGCCCGTGGCCTGCGCGAGGAGTTCGCCGCGGCCGGCTTCGTGCGCAACGAGCGCCAGTACGCCGAGGCCGGCGGCAAGCGCTACCTGATGTACAACCGCTATGTCGTCAAGGACGGCAAGCCGGTGCCGGAGAGCCTGGCCAGCCTCTCCGAGACCTGGCAGCAGCTGATCACGGAGATCCTCGGCGACCCCTACCGCGCCGCCCTCGGCGCGCTCACCGGCGTAGACCTGGACGGGTGCGCGCTGGAGGCCAGGCTCGACCGCTACACCCAGGGCTGCTGGATCGAGCCGCACACCGACCGCCCCGACAAGGTCGTCACCCAGCTCTTCTACTTCAACGAGCCCTGGCGGGAGGAGTGGCAGGGCGAGTTCCGGGTGCTGCGCGGACCCGACCTCGACGACTGCGCCCGCAAGGTGCTGCCGCGCCTGGGGACGTCCGTGGTGATGCGTCGCTCCGACCGCTCCTGGCACGGCGTGCCGCCGATCGTGGAGGGGACCGGGCAGGACCGGCTCTCCCTGCTGGTCCACTTCGTCCGCGACGCCGGCTGACCCGCCCCACCCGCTGCTCCACCCCCACCCCCACCCCTGCCCCCACCCCTGCCCCTGCCCCCACCCCCACCCCTGACCTGCTGACGGAGGACCCGTGCCCGCTCTGAACACCGATCCCCCCGCCGTGACCACCGGCACCGACACCGACGCCGCCACCGCCACCGCCACCGCCGTCACCGACGCCGCCACCGCCACCGCCGTCGAGCCGTCGGGAGTCGCCGCCGCCGACGTCGACACCCTGGTCGACGTCCTGCGCGGCTACGGACCGGCCCGGATCCCGGATCTGCTGCGCCGCTGCCAACTGGCCGACTGGCGCCTGCTGCCCGCCCTCGGCGCCGCCCTGGAGAGCGGACGGATCCTGCGCGTCGAGGACCGCTACCACGTCCCCGAGGCCCCCGAGCCGACGCCCGCCCAGCTGGCCACCGCGCTCTTCAACCCGCACGCCCGCTTCGACCTGGACCCCGCGCCGCGGTGGCTCGAGCGCCTGCACGAGATCGCCGCCGGGCGTCCCGGCGAGCACCTGGACTGGCACCAGCGGCACGTCACGCTGCGCTCCTCGCTGCTGCGCCCGCTCTACCTGCACTACCGCGGCGACGCGCTGGACCGGGACGTCACCTTCATCGGCGACTCCGACCTCACCAGCATCGCGCTGCACCTGGTGGGCGGCTTCCGCAGCATCACCGTGCTGGAGGCCGACCTGACGGTGGTCGACTTCCTGCGCAAGACCTTCGCCGAGCTCGGCGCGAAGAACGTCACGATCCGCGAGTTCGACGCCCGGGTCGCGCTGCCCGAGGACCTGCGGGAGACCGCCGACATCGTGATGTGCGACCCCTCGCGCCGCCTCTACCGTCCGTTCTTCGCCCGCGCCACCGAACTGCTCAGGCCGGCCGGGGCGTTCTACACCTTCGTCAACCCGAGCCACTCCGAGGACACCGGGCAGTTCATCTACCAGCGCGACGTGATCGCCGAGGGCTGGATCCTCACCGACTCCGTCCCGGTGATCAACGAGTACGTGTTCCGGCCCGGGCGGCTGCCGGCCCAGGACGAGGCCCACTACCCGTTCCCGGAGCCCGCCGACGACGCCATCTCCTTCACCGAGGCGCTGGTGCGCTTCGTCCGCGGCCCCGGCCGGGCGGCCGAGGAGCATGTGCGGCGAACCGTCCACGACCGTCAGGACTGACCGGCACCACCCGCGCGAGCAGAGAGAGGCAGACAGGAATGGAACCACTGCTACCCGACGGCCCGGCACGGTCGGGACCGGGAACGGCAGCCCCGCCGGAGCCCCGCACCGCCGTCGCCGTGGCGGACCCCGGCGCCCCCGCGCCGTCGGTGCGCTGGCAGGCCGCGCCCGTCGTGGTGCTCCGCCAGGCGGGCTTCCCCCTCTCTCTGCTCGCACCGCTGCTGGCCGGTGACCTGGCCCTGGCAGCAAGGGAAGTGACGGAGCGTCAGAGCAGTCTCGGCGAGCAGGCGGCGCGGCTGCGCGAGGCGCTGAGCGGTACCCGGCTGCCCGGCCGGGACGGTGTCCGCAACCGGCTCACCGGCCTGCGCGAACTCACCGAGCAGGACCTCGAGTTGCTGGCCTCGCTCGGTGCCGCCACCGGCCGCGACGGTGCGGCCTACCAGCGGGCCGTGCGCGACCTGGCGCTGCACACGATGGAGTACCGCGCGGCCCACCAGGAGCGCCTGGCCGCCCATCGGCGCGTGGTGGCCGACCTGTTCGCCCGGGACGCGGACCTGCGCCAGGTGCTGCTGGTCGCCAACAGCGCCAAGTACGAGCAGTTCGCCGGCTGGCTCGACGCCGGCGTCGGCACCTTGGACAAGCGCGCCCGGATGCGGACGGACCTGCTGACCATGTACGCGCAGCGGGTCGCCGCCAAGTGCGAGACGCACGCGCACTTCGGACCGCTGACCGTCGGCCGCCTGGCGGACGGGGCGGGCGTCGGCTGGTCCGGCGGTCACCCGCGCGACGCCCGATCCTGGCTCAACCACTGGTCGGTCTCCCGGCTGGCCGAACTCGCCGCAGCCCAGCCGCAGTTGCGCCCGCTGATCCGCCCCCGCCGGCACCCGTGGGCCTTCCCGCAGCCGGACGGCCGGATCGAGCTGTGGCAGGCCGGCGCGATGCGCGAGATCGAGCTGTCCGAGCCGGACGCCTGGTTGTGGCAGCGCTGCGACGGCGACCGCACCATCGGCGAACTGCGGGCCGCCTGGCGCGCGCAGTGGCCCACCGACCAGGACCCGGTCGGCTGCTGCGAGGCCGCGCTGGCCCGGCTGACCGAAGCCGGCTGCCTGCTCACCGAGTTCGAGGTCCCGGCCGGCGACCGCGCGCCACTGGCCGCCCTGCTGCACCAACTGGCCGGCGCCCCCGCGGGGGAGGCCGCCGACCTGTGGGAGCGGATCGCCGACCTGGGCCGGGGCATCCGCCGCTTCGCCGCCGTCACCGACACCGCCGAGCGCGCCGAGGCACTGAGCTCGGTACGGCACGGCTTCGAGGAGCTCACCCAGTCCTCCGCCGACCGGCTGAACGGCCAGTACTACGCCGACCGCACCATCTTCCGCGCCCATGTCCTGAGCGGCATACGCGAGCTGACGGTCGGTCGGAACATCGCCGACTTCCTCACCGGTGAGTTTGCCGACGTCTACGCCTTCGCCCTGGCCGGGCCGCGCCGCCGGGTCACCGAGGAGACCGGGATCCTCGCCGACTGGCTGCGCCGCCGCTTCGGCGCCGACGTCGCGGTCCCACTGGACCGCCTCTACCGCGCCTTCGCCGAGGACCAGGACCAACTGGCCGCCGCCTGCGCCCAGGTGGACCGGCGGATCGCCGCGCTGGACGCGCAGCTGCTGCGCGACCTGCTCGCGGACGGCGACCCGGGCGCCCACGAGGTCGTCGTCCCGCCCGAGCGGATGCGGCAGTTGCTGCGCGGGCTGCCGACCGCCCCCGCCGCGCTGCTCAACCCCGACGTGCAGTTCGCCGCCGCCGGCCCGCAGGCGATGGCCAACGGCGACTTCCTGGCGGTGACGGGCGACTTCCACGCCGTGCGCGAACTGCTCACCCAGACCCCGTACGCCGGACTCATCGAGGAGTGCGCGCCCGAGGTGGTCCCGGCGGTGCACGAGGGCCTGCTGAGCCTGCTCGACGAGGACGAGATCCTGGTCGACCTGACCCGCAACCAGCGGGCCGTCCGGCTGCTGCTGCCCTGCCTGGACCTGGAGGTCCGGGACCGCTCGCCCAAGCCGCCCGGGCAAGTGCTCCAACCCGCCGACCTCTACGTGGTGTTGCGCGACGGGCGCCCGGAACTGCGCGCCCTGGGCCGGTCCGGACGGCTGCGGCTGACCTCCCCGCCCGCCAGCGCGCTCAGCCTCGCCGAGGACCCGCTGGTCCCGTTCTCCTTCCCGCGCCGGTCCGGCGGGACCATGCTCGCCGCGGACGGGATCGACCACCTCCCGCGGATCCGCAGCGGGCGCGCGGTGCTGATGCGCGAGCTGTGGCGGATCCCCGCGCGGCGCTGGCACGGGGCCGCGAGCGCCCCCGACCCGGCGCTCGAATACGTCACCGCGCAGGCCCTGCGCGCCGAGTACCAGCTGCCGCGGCACGTCTTCGCCCGGGTGCCCGGCCAGCCCAAGCCGATCTACGTCGACTGGGACGCTCCGCTGCTGGTGCGCCAACTGTTCCGGCTGGCCCGGCAGGTGACCGAACCGGTCACCGTCACCGAGATGCTGCCCGCCCCCGGACAGGAATGGCTGCGCGAGGCGGGCGAGGGCTACGTGGGCGAGCTCCGCTGCGCGGTCTTCGGCCCCCGGCCGGACGCCCGCCCGGGAAGGGAGGGCCAGTGACCGACCGCGGCGCCAGCAGGTTCCTGCTGCTCAATTCCAAGGAGATCGTCCACCGGCTGCCCCAGTGGTTCCCGGACGCCCGCGACGAACTCGTCGTGGTGACCACCCGCGAGGCGCTGGACGCCTCCCCGCTGCCCGACCCCGCGAGCCACTTCCGCCATCTGCAGGTCATGGAGGACTTCGACGACCCCCGCACGGAGCACGAACTGGCCGACCTCTGCCGCCGGTTCGGCGTCGAGCGGGTGCTCTCCACCGGCGAGCGGGGCGTGCTGCGCGCGGCCCGGCTGCGCCACCGCTTCGGCCTGCCCGGCCAGGACCTGGCGACCGCCACCGCCTTCCGCGACAAGTTCGTGATGAAGTCGCGGCTCGCCGAGGCCGGGATCGAGGTGGCGCCGATGCGCCTGGTCGACAGCGCCGCCGAGCTGCGCGACTTCGCCGCCGAGGTCGGCTTCCCCGTGGTGGTCAAGCCGCTGGACCGGGGCGGTTCGGCCGGGCTGCGGGTGCTGGACGGGCCAGTGGAGCTGGCGGAGTTCCTGCGGGACTGGGACCCGGGCCGCCCCCGTGCGCCCCGGCTCGCCGAGGCCTGGATCGACGGCGACTTCTACCAGGTGAACGGCCTGATGGCAGAGGGCCGGATCGTCTTCGGCCAGCCCTGCCTGAACCCCTACTCGGACTGGTTCTCGGTCCAGTTCGACGCCCCCGGCATGAGCGCCATGCTGCCCGGCGGACACCCGCTGACGGACCGGCTGCACGCGAACGCGGCCCGGGTCCTCGCCGCGCTGCCCCCGGTGCCCGGTGTCTGCGCCTTCCAGACCGAGTTCTTCCACACGCCCGACGACCGGCTGGTGCTCTGCGAGGCGGCCTGCCGGGCCGGCGGGTCCGCGATGGTGGACACCCACGAGGCCGTGTACGGCGTCAACCTGCACGGTGCCAGCCTGCTGGGCCAGGCCGGCCGCGGCACGGCCCGCACCGACTACCCCCCGCTCGGGCCGCTCCAGGGGTACGCCCGGTTCCCGCCCGCCCGGGGCGTGCTGCGCGCCATCCCGGGGGAGTGCCCGCTGCCCGGCGCCCTCAGCTACACGGCCAGCGGGGAGGTCGGCCGCCGCTACCAGGGGGCCCGCAGTCTCGGTCCCAGCATCGCCCTGCTGACCTTCACCCTCTCGGGGCCCGACGTCAGGGCCGAGCTGCGTGAGGTCGAGGAGTGGTGGGAGCGGAACACCCACTGGGAGGACCGCACCAACGCGCTCTCCCGGGCCCGGCAGCTGAACAGCTGACGCTACGTCAGAACAGGTCGACACCACGTCGGAACCGTCACGAAGAGGAATCATGCGCGTCCAGAACGACACCATCCTGTCCACCGCGGTGGACGTCACCGGCGACATCGAGCGCCAGGGCTTCTCGCTGATCCCGGGCGCGGACCTGCTGGTCCCGCCGGCCGCCCGGGACTCGCTCCAGCAGCTCGCGGACTCCTTCCACGACCTCCCGCTGGACCCGTACATGCCCGACGGCAGCCGGTACCGCTACCGCCGCTACACCTGCTACACCTACGAACGCGACAGCGGCAGCCTGACCGTCACCGAGAACGGCGGCTACTTCCAGACGGTCGAGAACAACCCCTTCGCCGGCGGCGCCCCGCGCAAGTACGAGGAAGTCGACGAGTCGCTGCGGTACAGCCCGTTCCTGGCCGGCCTGATCGCCTTCGGGGTCGACCAGCTGCCGCCGAAGGACGTGAACCGCTGGCTGGTCCAGCTGCACACCGTGCGGATCGTGGCCCGCGAGGGCGAGTTGGGCCGCCCGACCCCCGAGGGCGTGCACCGCGACGGCTACACCTTCATCAGCCTGCACATGGTGACCCGGCACAACGTCACCGGCGGCGGAACCCAGGTGTGCGACGAGACCGGGGCGCCGATCACCAGCAAGGTGTTCACCGACCGGCTCGACTCCCTCTACGGCGAGGACGCGCGGATCCGGCACGGCGTGGAGCCGGTCGCCCTGGCGGACCCGCGGGCGGGCAACGGCTACCGCGACATGCTCCTGATGAGTTACGACCCGCAGTAGGCGCCCGATACCGCCCGGCAGCACGTCAACGTAGAGAGGTGAGGCAATGACCCAGGACGATCGCGGTTCCGTCGTCGTGACCGGGGCTTCGTCGGGGTTCGGCTTCCGGACCGCCCAACTCCTGGCCGAGCAGGGGCATCCGGTGATAGCCGTGGCGCGCCGGCCCGACCGGCTCGACGAGTTGGCCGACAGCGCCACCGGCGCCCGGGTCGTCCCGGTGGTCGCCGATGTGCGCAACCCCGACGAGCTGAAGCGGGCCTTCGAGAAGATCCCGCAGGAGTACGCGGACATCCGCGCCCTGGTGAACAACGCCGGCCTGTCCAAGGGCTTCGGGCCGCTCCAGGACGGCGACCCGCGGCTCTGGCAGGAGATGATCGACACCAACGTCACCGGTGTGCTCAACCTGATCGGCCTGCTGCTGCCCGGGCTGGTGCGGCGCGGCGCCGGGCACATCGTCAACGTCGGCTCCATCGCGGCCCACTACCCCTACCTGGGCGGCAACGTCTACGCCGCCACCAAGGCCTTCGTGCACCAGCTGAGCCTGAACATGCGCGCCGACCTGGCGGGCACCGGGGTCCGGGTCAGCTGCGTCGCCCCCGGCATGGCCAGGACCGAGTTCGCCCTGGTGCGCTACGAGCAGGACGCGGCACGCGCGGATCAGCTGTACGACGGGATCACCCCGCTGGGCGCCGACGACGTCGCGCAGGCGGTGGCCTGGTGCCTGTCCCGTCCACCGCACGTGAACGTCAACCTGATCGAGATCATGCCCACCGATCAGCCCTTCGGGCTCGGCCTCGCGCGGACCCGTCCCTGATGCGCCTGCCCGTGCCGATGCCCAGCGCGAACCCGCCGGCCTCATCGCCGCCCTGGCCACCCCCCGAGGAGGCCGGCCCGCACCGGTCCGGCCGGGCGCAGCCCGAGGACATCCGGCTGCGCCCGGCCCGGGCGGCGGACGCGGCGGCCATCGTGGCACTCTCCGCCCCGTTCGCCGCCGACGACCTGCTGATCGCCCGGACCCCCGCGCAGATCGCCGCCGCCATCGACGAGTTCCAGCTGGCGGTGGCCGGCGAGACCGTCCTGGGCTGCGTCGGGATGGCCGTGCGGGACACCGGACTGCTGGTCTTCAACCTCTGCGTCAGCGCGGCGGCGCAGGGCGCGGGCATCGGCGGGCGCCTGGTCGAGGGCGCCGCCCGGATCGCTCCCGGTCTCGGCTGCCGCGACCTGTTCGCGGTCTCCCGGCACAGCGGCGCCTGGTTCCTCCAGCGCGGGTTCAGCGCCGTGCGGCGCGCCCGGATTCCCGTCGCGCTGCTCCCCGCCCTGCACCCGGGCCGGGGTTCGACGGTCTACCGCCGCGCACTCGAGCCGGCGCCGGGGAGCGCACCGGGGGCCCGCCGGCCGGCCGCCCGGCCTCCCCCGCAAGCGCGCACCGATCCCCCCGTCCGCCCGCGCCACCTCGGCAGCGCCGCCGCCAGGACCCGCGGCGCGCCCCGCCGTTGACCGTTCGCCTGCTCAGAAACGGAATGGATACATGATCATCTGTGGGCTCAAGCTCACCCACGACGGTGCCGTGGCGCTGATCGACGACGACCGCCTCGTCTTCAGCGTCGAGATGGAGAAGATCGGGAACGCCCCGCGTTACAGCGCGGTCCCCGACCTCGGTGTGGTCCCCGGGCTGCTCGCCTCGTTCGGCTACCAGCTGGCGGACGTCGACCAGTGGGTGATCGACGGCTGGGACGGCGACAAGGGCGGCCACGTCGAGACCTCGGACCAGGGCCGGGCCGTCGAGCTGGCCGTCGGCCCCTACCGGGAGTCCGAGGCCTTCCCCGAGCTGGCCCGCCCCGGCTTCGCCGGCGACTTCACCATCGACGGCCGGCCCCTGACGTACACCAGCTACTCGCACGCGGCCGGCCATGTGATGAGCACCTACTGCTCCAGCCCCTTCGCCGAACGCGGCGAGCCCTCCTTCGTCCTGATCTGGGACGGCGGCATGTTCCCGATGCTCTACTGGTGCGACCCGGCAGCGGGCGTGAGCAACCTGGGACCGCTCTTCCCGCTCATCGGGCACACCTACGCCACCGCCGCCCACCACTTCGGCCCGTTCCGCCGGGCCACCCAGTCCGCCAACGTGGACGACCTCTCGGTGGCCGGGAAGCTGATGGCCTACATCGCGCTGGGCCGGGTGCGCGAGTCGGTCGTCGCCGTGCTGCGCGCGACCTTCGAGGAGCTCTTCGAGAGCGACGCCGAGCCGGCGGTCACCTACCGCCGCGAGGTGCGCGGCTACGGCAGCCTCTTCGAGCCGTCCATGCCGCCGCTGCACCGCTTCTTCCGGACCGCGCGGGAGCGTTTGGAGCCGACCGGCGTCAGCGACGAGGACGTGCTGGCCAGCGTCCACCAGTTCCTCCAGGAGCTGCTGGCGGAGCGCGTGACGGAGCGGATGGCGGAGCGGAACGGCGAGGGCTCCTGGAACCTCTCCTTCGCCGGCGGCTGCGCGCTCAACATCAAGTGGAACAGCGCCCTGCGCGCGCTGCCGAACGTCCGGGCCATGTGGGTCCCGCCGTTCCCCAACGACTCGGGTTCCGCCATCGGCGCCGCCGCGCTGGGCATGGTCCGGCACACCGGTCCGCGCGCGCTCTCCTGGCACGCCCGGCTGGGCCCGGCGCTGCTGCCCGCCACCGACCTGCCGGCCGGCTGGACCTCGACGCCGTGCGGCCCCGAGGAGTTGGC contains:
- a CDS encoding 2OG-Fe(II) oxygenase, which codes for MTVLDLAALEAAELHTDPYPHAVVEHSFGSDALARGLREEFAAAGFVRNERQYAEAGGKRYLMYNRYVVKDGKPVPESLASLSETWQQLITEILGDPYRAALGALTGVDLDGCALEARLDRYTQGCWIEPHTDRPDKVVTQLFYFNEPWREEWQGEFRVLRGPDLDDCARKVLPRLGTSVVMRRSDRSWHGVPPIVEGTGQDRLSLLVHFVRDAG
- a CDS encoding ATP-grasp domain-containing protein translates to MTDRGASRFLLLNSKEIVHRLPQWFPDARDELVVVTTREALDASPLPDPASHFRHLQVMEDFDDPRTEHELADLCRRFGVERVLSTGERGVLRAARLRHRFGLPGQDLATATAFRDKFVMKSRLAEAGIEVAPMRLVDSAAELRDFAAEVGFPVVVKPLDRGGSAGLRVLDGPVELAEFLRDWDPGRPRAPRLAEAWIDGDFYQVNGLMAEGRIVFGQPCLNPYSDWFSVQFDAPGMSAMLPGGHPLTDRLHANAARVLAALPPVPGVCAFQTEFFHTPDDRLVLCEAACRAGGSAMVDTHEAVYGVNLHGASLLGQAGRGTARTDYPPLGPLQGYARFPPARGVLRAIPGECPLPGALSYTASGEVGRRYQGARSLGPSIALLTFTLSGPDVRAELREVEEWWERNTHWEDRTNALSRARQLNS
- a CDS encoding 2OG-Fe dioxygenase family protein, with amino-acid sequence MRVQNDTILSTAVDVTGDIERQGFSLIPGADLLVPPAARDSLQQLADSFHDLPLDPYMPDGSRYRYRRYTCYTYERDSGSLTVTENGGYFQTVENNPFAGGAPRKYEEVDESLRYSPFLAGLIAFGVDQLPPKDVNRWLVQLHTVRIVAREGELGRPTPEGVHRDGYTFISLHMVTRHNVTGGGTQVCDETGAPITSKVFTDRLDSLYGEDARIRHGVEPVALADPRAGNGYRDMLLMSYDPQ
- a CDS encoding lantibiotic dehydratase; this encodes MADPGAPAPSVRWQAAPVVVLRQAGFPLSLLAPLLAGDLALAAREVTERQSSLGEQAARLREALSGTRLPGRDGVRNRLTGLRELTEQDLELLASLGAATGRDGAAYQRAVRDLALHTMEYRAAHQERLAAHRRVVADLFARDADLRQVLLVANSAKYEQFAGWLDAGVGTLDKRARMRTDLLTMYAQRVAAKCETHAHFGPLTVGRLADGAGVGWSGGHPRDARSWLNHWSVSRLAELAAAQPQLRPLIRPRRHPWAFPQPDGRIELWQAGAMREIELSEPDAWLWQRCDGDRTIGELRAAWRAQWPTDQDPVGCCEAALARLTEAGCLLTEFEVPAGDRAPLAALLHQLAGAPAGEAADLWERIADLGRGIRRFAAVTDTAERAEALSSVRHGFEELTQSSADRLNGQYYADRTIFRAHVLSGIRELTVGRNIADFLTGEFADVYAFALAGPRRRVTEETGILADWLRRRFGADVAVPLDRLYRAFAEDQDQLAAACAQVDRRIAALDAQLLRDLLADGDPGAHEVVVPPERMRQLLRGLPTAPAALLNPDVQFAAAGPQAMANGDFLAVTGDFHAVRELLTQTPYAGLIEECAPEVVPAVHEGLLSLLDEDEILVDLTRNQRAVRLLLPCLDLEVRDRSPKPPGQVLQPADLYVVLRDGRPELRALGRSGRLRLTSPPASALSLAEDPLVPFSFPRRSGGTMLAADGIDHLPRIRSGRAVLMRELWRIPARRWHGAASAPDPALEYVTAQALRAEYQLPRHVFARVPGQPKPIYVDWDAPLLVRQLFRLARQVTEPVTVTEMLPAPGQEWLREAGEGYVGELRCAVFGPRPDARPGREGQ
- a CDS encoding GNAT family N-acetyltransferase gives rise to the protein MRLPVPMPSANPPASSPPWPPPEEAGPHRSGRAQPEDIRLRPARAADAAAIVALSAPFAADDLLIARTPAQIAAAIDEFQLAVAGETVLGCVGMAVRDTGLLVFNLCVSAAAQGAGIGGRLVEGAARIAPGLGCRDLFAVSRHSGAWFLQRGFSAVRRARIPVALLPALHPGRGSTVYRRALEPAPGSAPGARRPAARPPPQARTDPPVRPRHLGSAAARTRGAPRR
- a CDS encoding bis-aminopropyl spermidine synthase family protein; translated protein: MPALNTDPPAVTTGTDTDAATATATAVTDAATATAVEPSGVAAADVDTLVDVLRGYGPARIPDLLRRCQLADWRLLPALGAALESGRILRVEDRYHVPEAPEPTPAQLATALFNPHARFDLDPAPRWLERLHEIAAGRPGEHLDWHQRHVTLRSSLLRPLYLHYRGDALDRDVTFIGDSDLTSIALHLVGGFRSITVLEADLTVVDFLRKTFAELGAKNVTIREFDARVALPEDLRETADIVMCDPSRRLYRPFFARATELLRPAGAFYTFVNPSHSEDTGQFIYQRDVIAEGWILTDSVPVINEYVFRPGRLPAQDEAHYPFPEPADDAISFTEALVRFVRGPGRAAEEHVRRTVHDRQD
- a CDS encoding SDR family NAD(P)-dependent oxidoreductase yields the protein MTQDDRGSVVVTGASSGFGFRTAQLLAEQGHPVIAVARRPDRLDELADSATGARVVPVVADVRNPDELKRAFEKIPQEYADIRALVNNAGLSKGFGPLQDGDPRLWQEMIDTNVTGVLNLIGLLLPGLVRRGAGHIVNVGSIAAHYPYLGGNVYAATKAFVHQLSLNMRADLAGTGVRVSCVAPGMARTEFALVRYEQDAARADQLYDGITPLGADDVAQAVAWCLSRPPHVNVNLIEIMPTDQPFGLGLARTRP
- a CDS encoding carbamoyltransferase N-terminal domain-containing protein, yielding MIICGLKLTHDGAVALIDDDRLVFSVEMEKIGNAPRYSAVPDLGVVPGLLASFGYQLADVDQWVIDGWDGDKGGHVETSDQGRAVELAVGPYRESEAFPELARPGFAGDFTIDGRPLTYTSYSHAAGHVMSTYCSSPFAERGEPSFVLIWDGGMFPMLYWCDPAAGVSNLGPLFPLIGHTYATAAHHFGPFRRATQSANVDDLSVAGKLMAYIALGRVRESVVAVLRATFEELFESDAEPAVTYRREVRGYGSLFEPSMPPLHRFFRTARERLEPTGVSDEDVLASVHQFLQELLAERVTERMAERNGEGSWNLSFAGGCALNIKWNSALRALPNVRAMWVPPFPNDSGSAIGAAALGMVRHTGPRALSWHARLGPALLPATDLPAGWTSTPCGPEELAEVLHRTGEPVVVLDGRAELGPRALGGRSILAAPTSAAMKDLLNEIKDRASYRPVAPICLVEEAPQIFDPGTPDPYMLFDHAVRPQWLDRIPAVVHLDGTARLQTVAAADDAFLAQVLTAYHRLSGIPVLCNTSANLNGSGFFPDVASAMAWGRIDRIWSEGVLHQRVAG